In a genomic window of Infirmifilum sp. NZ:
- a CDS encoding AAA family ATPase, producing the protein MSVSDVLGILPLPPYSRRGYARQPPVLRLRVGAPSLDSLLSGGLEPGCVYDFTGEAGSGKTQLCMQLSVNVQLQPDSGGLGKRAVYIDTRGDFSPERVVAMALTRGLEPSEALGGITYARALSLQHLLVLLDKSLQEVVAGDAGLLVVDELTGLLRSEALDARERTEAYSSVVRALWRVAKAGCVVVATRDVVSADGLSPAGGAHLDTYACLSVMLRRRGELRDALALSSPWSRASATFRIGEGGVEEP; encoded by the coding sequence GTGTCCGTCTCAGACGTGCTCGGCATTCTCCCCCTCCCACCCTACAGTAGGAGAGGCTACGCTAGGCAGCCCCCCGTTCTCCGTCTCAGGGTCGGCGCCCCGTCCCTTGACTCGCTCCTGAGTGGGGGGCTCGAGCCGGGCTGTGTCTACGACTTCACGGGTGAGGCTGGTAGCGGCAAGACTCAGCTGTGCATGCAGCTCTCGGTCAACGTCCAGCTCCAGCCCGACTCCGGCGGCCTGGGCAAGAGGGCGGTGTATATCGACACGCGGGGCGATTTCTCCCCCGAGAGGGTCGTCGCCATGGCCCTCACCCGCGGCCTCGAGCCCTCTGAGGCCCTCGGCGGCATAACCTACGCACGCGCCCTGAGCCTCCAGCACCTCCTCGTCCTCCTGGACAAGTCCCTCCAGGAGGTCGTCGCGGGGGACGCTGGGCTCCTCGTGGTCGACGAGCTGACGGGGCTTCTGCGCTCGGAGGCTCTGGATGCGAGGGAGAGGACAGAGGCGTACTCGAGCGTCGTGAGGGCCCTCTGGCGCGTGGCGAAAGCGGGGTGCGTGGTCGTGGCGACGAGGGACGTCGTGTCAGCCGACGGCCTCTCGCCGGCTGGGGGAGCCCACCTGGACACCTACGCCTGCCTCTCGGTCATGCTGAGGCGCCGCGGCGAGCTCAGGGACGCCTTAGCCCTCTCGAGCCCGTGGAGCAGAGCCTCGGCTACTTTCAGGATAGGTGAGGGCGGTGTCGAGGAGCCCTAA
- the rqcH gene encoding ribosome rescue protein RqcH: protein MSVATSRRSVSLLDVYKIWDLFAGLEGSRLAKALLRGELAVLQFSSGVLLFHPRRGPCPAPGDVELTAPQRLKQLGDLEGRRVTAVSVVNDDRVLALDFHGFTLVLEWVREGNIILLDGEGKILYAYRQKSMRDRSVKRGEAYTPPPKLADASEHPLVVAEKALALGRRSLVTALSQASSLPPEVVYEAAFRLGVDPSSAPGSVGEAVRVLEKAREIFVEALEDKRGGYVVESGSRRAVYPFNPLHLSDRAFRVDFPAEFPRYMAESLLAEEHAPESSPAEKALEALRSLEAAARLVLDNAPRIQGVLEHYRALREQGLSWRSIEEAVRSAHPEVKSIDHERWSIVVSIGGVDVEVDARRSAYANAESLFEKAKSLKARIPQLAAKPEEPVRVRVSPKGGGREPWYRDFRFFYTTNGFLVVAGKSAGQNELLVRRYMEDRDIFLHADIHGAPATVLKTGGREVPEKDIYEAAQFAACYSSAWRAGLAAIDVFWVPASQVSKSPPSGEYLGKGAFMIYGKRNWIRGVPLELLVGYDGSNVVALPASRSPQGGCFLKLTPGPLSRELTSRKIADFLLRECRVKVKVADILKLLPSGTFHVERWVRVGRAWPHLPPSPF, encoded by the coding sequence GTGTCTGTCGCTACGTCTAGGAGGAGCGTCAGCCTCCTTGATGTGTACAAGATTTGGGACCTGTTCGCCGGCCTCGAGGGCTCCAGGCTGGCGAAGGCCCTGCTGCGGGGTGAGCTAGCTGTCCTCCAGTTCTCGAGCGGGGTGCTTCTCTTCCATCCGAGGAGGGGGCCTTGCCCCGCGCCCGGTGATGTGGAGCTCACAGCTCCTCAGCGCCTGAAGCAGCTCGGGGACCTGGAGGGCAGGCGCGTCACGGCCGTCAGCGTAGTAAACGACGACAGAGTTCTGGCTCTCGACTTCCACGGGTTCACGCTCGTCCTGGAGTGGGTTAGGGAGGGGAACATCATCCTCCTGGACGGGGAGGGCAAAATACTCTACGCCTACAGGCAGAAGTCGATGCGCGACCGCTCCGTCAAGCGGGGGGAAGCCTACACCCCGCCCCCCAAGCTGGCCGACGCCTCAGAGCACCCCCTCGTCGTTGCGGAGAAGGCCCTGGCGCTGGGCCGCAGGAGCCTCGTCACGGCTCTCTCCCAGGCCTCCTCCCTCCCGCCCGAGGTCGTGTACGAGGCGGCCTTCCGGCTTGGAGTGGACCCCAGCTCGGCTCCCGGGTCGGTCGGGGAGGCCGTACGCGTCTTGGAGAAGGCCAGGGAGATCTTCGTCGAGGCTCTCGAGGATAAGAGGGGCGGCTACGTGGTCGAGTCCGGCTCGCGGCGCGCGGTGTACCCCTTCAACCCGCTGCACCTCAGCGACCGGGCATTCAGGGTGGATTTCCCAGCCGAGTTCCCGCGCTACATGGCCGAGTCCCTGCTCGCGGAGGAGCACGCCCCCGAGTCCTCGCCGGCCGAGAAAGCCCTGGAGGCTTTGAGGAGCCTCGAGGCCGCCGCGCGCCTAGTCCTCGACAACGCGCCGAGGATCCAGGGGGTGCTCGAGCACTACCGAGCGCTCCGCGAGCAGGGGCTCAGCTGGCGGAGCATAGAGGAGGCTGTGAGGAGCGCGCACCCCGAGGTCAAGAGCATAGACCACGAGAGGTGGAGCATCGTGGTGTCGATCGGGGGTGTTGACGTGGAGGTGGACGCTAGGAGGAGCGCTTACGCGAACGCGGAGTCGCTCTTCGAGAAAGCTAAGTCGCTTAAGGCGAGGATTCCGCAGCTCGCCGCTAAGCCGGAAGAGCCCGTCAGGGTGAGGGTCTCCCCTAAAGGCGGTGGGCGCGAGCCCTGGTACAGGGACTTCAGGTTCTTCTACACCACCAACGGCTTCCTCGTCGTCGCGGGCAAGTCTGCCGGCCAGAACGAGCTGCTGGTCAGGAGGTACATGGAGGACCGCGACATTTTCCTGCACGCGGACATCCACGGCGCTCCCGCAACAGTCCTGAAGACGGGTGGCCGCGAGGTCCCCGAGAAGGACATATACGAGGCCGCTCAGTTCGCCGCCTGCTACAGCAGCGCTTGGAGGGCCGGCTTGGCGGCAATCGACGTCTTCTGGGTCCCCGCCTCTCAGGTCTCCAAGTCTCCCCCCAGCGGCGAGTACCTGGGGAAGGGGGCGTTCATGATCTACGGGAAGAGGAACTGGATCCGCGGGGTGCCGCTGGAGCTCCTGGTCGGCTACGACGGAAGCAACGTCGTGGCCCTACCCGCCTCGAGGAGCCCCCAGGGGGGCTGCTTCCTTAAGCTCACGCCGGGCCCGCTCTCCAGGGAGCTCACCTCCAGGAAGATCGCGGACTTCCTCTTGAGGGAGTGCAGGGTGAAGGTCAAGGTTGCGGACATACTCAAGCTCCTCCCCTCCGGAACCTTCCACGTCGAGAGGTGGGTTAGAGTTGGCCGCGCCTGGCCTCATCTACCCCCTTCACCTTTCTGA
- a CDS encoding transposase → MSEKSGSKRNGNGEKRVDAYRVWRVKTNREVRLRLQRLYLKVSSAVKEACRALRKRHGEDFSEEPERFSEALIEEASRLAGLPKGLFYYAAEWRRMVAETRGKSKKRNRFMPPPIPLLVKVVNNGGRLHGASSAATVLDASRGVLRVPSVNIAIMLRPSLVRAVMEDVERFGDVKLTLQLTAKGRLRLVAHRVVKQALWDGDGKLAVIAVDVNSSHGLYVMAFTFDSKARLLAQRVFKPPNTTLLRLLAALMHSYSKLGSWSEAIQRFKQRRDVRGMQREGRGSAVEEALRLAEKLRARLNLTPERAERIARQASRKVKKLNDDWIRGVLKEMRGLVRKLRDQGYTVVFVADVPRAESLRGSQLQRTLLKVTKRLENLAPYEGARWFKPENNVSGKRCPLCGKEGVEIQRRYYKCTRCCLIYGRDWAAAFNAAKLYLKACRAEKRIEALQSWLQSRPRALAKRYYATAPENGQQAPAPVPPAPPRGTPGVPRAARRGDVPAATRAEGRLARRPAPKRGDP, encoded by the coding sequence ATGAGTGAGAAGAGTGGGAGTAAGAGGAACGGGAACGGCGAGAAGCGAGTTGATGCCTACAGGGTTTGGCGGGTCAAGACCAACAGGGAGGTGAGGCTGAGGCTTCAGCGGCTCTACCTTAAGGTGTCGAGCGCGGTCAAGGAGGCATGCAGGGCACTCAGAAAGAGGCACGGCGAGGACTTCAGTGAGGAGCCGGAGAGATTTAGCGAAGCGTTGATCGAGGAGGCTTCGAGGCTGGCTGGGCTACCGAAAGGACTGTTCTACTACGCCGCGGAGTGGCGCAGGATGGTTGCGGAGACTAGGGGGAAGTCTAAGAAGCGCAACAGGTTCATGCCGCCTCCAATACCGTTGCTGGTCAAGGTGGTTAATAATGGCGGTAGGCTTCACGGCGCCAGTAGCGCCGCTACGGTGCTCGACGCGTCCAGGGGCGTGTTGCGCGTCCCCAGCGTTAACATTGCGATAATGCTGAGGCCCTCGCTGGTCAGAGCGGTGATGGAGGATGTCGAGCGCTTCGGCGACGTTAAGCTGACGCTGCAACTAACGGCTAAAGGGAGGCTCCGCCTGGTTGCGCACCGCGTGGTCAAGCAGGCGTTGTGGGACGGCGACGGTAAGCTCGCTGTGATCGCGGTGGATGTGAACAGCTCTCACGGGCTGTACGTGATGGCCTTCACTTTCGACAGCAAAGCCAGGCTCTTGGCCCAGCGCGTGTTCAAGCCTCCCAACACGACTCTACTAAGGCTCCTCGCGGCGCTGATGCACAGCTACTCGAAGCTCGGGAGCTGGAGTGAAGCCATACAGAGGTTCAAGCAAAGGAGGGATGTCAGAGGAATGCAGAGAGAGGGGAGGGGCTCAGCAGTGGAGGAGGCGCTGAGGCTCGCGGAGAAGCTCAGGGCGAGGTTAAACCTGACCCCTGAGAGAGCAGAGCGCATTGCAAGGCAGGCGTCGAGGAAGGTGAAGAAACTCAACGACGATTGGATTAGAGGCGTGCTCAAGGAAATGAGAGGCCTAGTCAGGAAGCTCAGGGATCAGGGCTACACCGTCGTATTCGTAGCGGACGTGCCCCGTGCCGAGTCTCTGAGGGGCTCACAGCTACAGCGAACACTGCTCAAAGTGACAAAGAGGCTTGAGAACCTAGCGCCCTACGAGGGCGCTAGGTGGTTCAAGCCGGAGAACAACGTCTCGGGCAAGCGGTGCCCCCTCTGCGGGAAAGAGGGGGTGGAGATTCAGAGAAGGTACTACAAGTGCACGCGCTGTTGCCTGATCTACGGCAGGGACTGGGCCGCAGCATTCAACGCTGCAAAGCTCTATCTGAAGGCGTGCAGAGCAGAGAAGCGCATCGAAGCGCTGCAGAGCTGGCTCCAGAGCCGCCCACGAGCGCTGGCGAAGAGGTACTACGCAACGGCACCAGAGAATGGCCAGCAGGCCCCGGCCCCAGTTCCCCCGGCTCCCCCTCGCGGGACTCCGGGGGTGCCGCGCGCGGCGCGAAGAGGGGATGTGCCCGCGGCAACGCGGGCAGAAGGCCGCCTAGCACGGCGGCCCGCCCCGAAAAGGGGCGACCCATGA
- a CDS encoding CBS domain-containing protein has protein sequence MTYSEGVLKAETLQGVLEEVRRDAFKSLVASVGGELVYLGSLLSRVVGGRSRVRVIRISGRPAFSVALRKVSAGSYLVSERGNRAYTPRSLVVYMLETGMLSAQALLEKLKPHRLPCLKCNSTLKTAVTALRERGSIALPVCYAGQVTGVLTVADVVHYILSAEHSKHQLVHTRVSRVAGSLLELEPLDELDPVDALKRYSMLSHRTTGGVHVYDSSSLQSALAAIAGVV, from the coding sequence GTGACATACAGCGAGGGAGTCCTGAAAGCCGAAACTTTGCAGGGAGTCTTGGAGGAAGTGAGGCGGGACGCGTTCAAGAGCCTTGTGGCCTCGGTAGGGGGAGAGCTTGTCTACCTGGGCTCCCTCCTGTCCAGAGTTGTTGGTGGTAGGAGCAGAGTAAGGGTCATCAGAATATCAGGCAGGCCGGCCTTCAGCGTGGCTCTGAGGAAGGTCTCCGCCGGTAGCTACCTCGTATCAGAGAGGGGCAATAGGGCCTACACCCCGCGCTCCCTAGTGGTCTACATGCTCGAAACAGGGATGCTGAGCGCTCAAGCGCTCCTAGAGAAGCTCAAGCCCCACAGGCTGCCGTGCCTGAAGTGCAACTCCACGCTCAAGACGGCCGTAACGGCTCTGCGGGAGAGGGGCTCGATCGCGCTCCCAGTTTGCTACGCCGGCCAGGTCACCGGCGTTCTCACGGTCGCCGACGTCGTGCACTACATCCTCAGTGCCGAACACTCGAAGCACCAGCTGGTCCACACGAGGGTCTCGCGCGTGGCGGGGTCTCTGCTCGAGCTCGAGCCTCTGGACGAGCTGGACCCGGTCGACGCGCTCAAAAGGTACTCCATGCTCTCCCACCGGACGACCGGCGGCGTCCACGTCTACGACTCATCCAGTCTTCAGAGCGCCCTGGCTGCGATAGCGGGTGTAGTGTGA
- a CDS encoding Mut7-C RNAse domain-containing protein, with the protein MEVLVDGMLGKLARWLRLLGVKALFYPNAEDSELESALEENPRMLLLTRDKALYSRLSRRGFKVLLVPQGRDEDVLAHVLSALGVEPAFKPDKALCSICASPLLRVPREAVAGRVPEKVFQTYSEFYVCTGCGQVYWLGTHIREMEKVLERVRCIQYGKALC; encoded by the coding sequence ATGGAGGTGCTGGTAGACGGCATGCTGGGCAAGCTGGCAAGGTGGCTTAGGTTGCTCGGAGTCAAGGCTCTCTTTTATCCCAACGCCGAGGACAGCGAGCTGGAGTCCGCTCTGGAGGAGAACCCCCGGATGCTCCTCCTCACCAGGGACAAGGCTCTCTACAGCCGGCTCTCTAGGAGAGGCTTCAAGGTGCTCCTCGTCCCCCAGGGCCGCGACGAAGACGTGCTCGCCCATGTCCTGAGCGCGCTGGGTGTGGAGCCCGCCTTCAAGCCGGATAAAGCGCTCTGCTCTATCTGTGCCTCCCCCCTACTCCGCGTCCCTCGCGAAGCCGTCGCGGGCAGGGTGCCTGAGAAGGTTTTCCAGACTTACAGCGAGTTCTACGTGTGCACGGGGTGTGGACAAGTTTATTGGCTCGGTACTCACATCAGAGAGATGGAGAAAGTGCTGGAAAGGGTGAGGTGCATTCAGTATGGTAAAGCTCTCTGTTGA
- a CDS encoding TIGR00296 family protein, translating into MVKLSVEEGGFLVRLARRAVEEYLDKAVIISPPPETPRSLLENSGVFVTIEKIVVNPLTRQARRELRGCIGYPEPLFPLAEATIRSAIAAATEDPRFPPLTPRELDEVVFEVSVLTKPEPLHYNDYRELLDKVKVGRDGLLVEYGMARGLLLPQVPVEEGWDTETFLSYACLKAGLPETFWRTGKLRVYTFQAQIFVEVTPRGEVTERLLEIPP; encoded by the coding sequence ATGGTAAAGCTCTCTGTTGAGGAGGGGGGCTTCCTCGTCAGGCTCGCCAGGAGGGCTGTGGAAGAGTACCTCGATAAAGCCGTGATAATCTCTCCTCCCCCCGAGACGCCTAGAAGCCTATTGGAGAACTCCGGCGTCTTCGTAACGATCGAGAAGATCGTCGTCAACCCGCTCACCAGGCAGGCTAGACGGGAGCTGCGGGGCTGCATAGGGTACCCGGAGCCCCTCTTCCCCCTCGCTGAAGCCACGATCCGCTCGGCGATCGCGGCCGCAACAGAGGACCCGAGGTTCCCGCCGCTCACGCCCAGGGAGCTGGACGAGGTGGTTTTCGAGGTCAGCGTCCTGACGAAGCCGGAGCCCCTCCACTACAACGACTACAGGGAGCTCCTGGACAAGGTGAAGGTCGGGCGCGACGGGCTCCTAGTCGAGTACGGCATGGCCAGGGGTCTCCTCTTGCCACAGGTCCCGGTCGAGGAGGGCTGGGACACGGAGACTTTCCTGAGCTACGCGTGCCTAAAGGCAGGGCTCCCTGAGACGTTCTGGAGGACTGGGAAGCTCAGGGTTTACACCTTCCAGGCCCAGATCTTCGTGGAGGTGACGCCACGGGGGGAGGTCACCGAGAGGCTCCTGGAGATACCGCCCTAG
- a CDS encoding thioredoxin family protein, producing the protein MAKEIKVFLPRDPKAQEMLEAFKAEMNAMPKGERPRLVVRLLSLKDPSKFEEWLQSLEEVFGGIYVAEFKKYGIKAVPAVVVDNEKVVEGKYLSRQEIKLLVRGLSPELASIPPLEAPREELQPVEVPREEPPVKPVQPQQVTPKKKVETPPPIELAPVEVPESPEPTRLEEPKVKQAPPAPQTKPQPQQPPQYPKPQPVERTVRAEEKAPVKVQPVAPQPSPREEGVAGTCFTCLFYDQARGRCRLLHVAVPDPNNPPCGRRRPRQ; encoded by the coding sequence GTGGCCAAGGAGATAAAGGTCTTCCTCCCCCGTGACCCGAAGGCCCAGGAAATGCTCGAGGCCTTTAAGGCTGAGATGAACGCGATGCCTAAGGGGGAGAGGCCTCGCCTTGTTGTCAGGCTCCTCAGCCTGAAGGACCCTTCGAAGTTCGAGGAGTGGCTTCAGAGCCTAGAGGAGGTGTTCGGCGGGATATACGTGGCGGAGTTCAAGAAGTACGGGATCAAGGCGGTTCCAGCCGTGGTCGTGGATAACGAGAAAGTGGTAGAGGGCAAGTACCTCAGCCGCCAGGAGATAAAGCTCCTCGTTAGAGGCCTCTCCCCCGAGCTGGCCAGCATCCCGCCCCTGGAGGCACCCCGAGAAGAGCTGCAGCCGGTCGAGGTTCCCAGGGAGGAGCCACCGGTAAAGCCGGTCCAGCCGCAGCAGGTAACGCCGAAGAAAAAAGTCGAGACACCCCCTCCCATAGAGCTAGCCCCCGTCGAGGTGCCCGAATCCCCAGAGCCCACAAGGCTGGAGGAGCCCAAGGTGAAGCAAGCACCCCCCGCGCCGCAGACCAAGCCCCAGCCCCAGCAGCCCCCTCAGTACCCTAAACCGCAACCTGTCGAGAGAACCGTACGGGCTGAAGAAAAAGCCCCGGTGAAAGTGCAGCCCGTGGCGCCTCAGCCTTCTCCAAGGGAGGAGGGGGTCGCCGGCACCTGCTTCACCTGTCTCTTCTACGACCAGGCCAGGGGTAGGTGCAGGTTATTACATGTCGCGGTACCTGATCCTAACAACCCTCCGTGCGGTAGGAGGAGGCCGCGGCAGTGA
- a CDS encoding ATP-dependent DNA ligase, protein MVSANDLPYSVLVEFYEKIESTSSRLAMTDYLVSLFKRTPVDVLDKVIYLTQGQLRPDYEGVELGVAEKLTLRAISKATGVPVKNVEELYKKVGDPGVVAEQLLSRPKQAAGLLGFIGEEGTKRELTVSQVYNALMKIALASGEGSQDTKINTLASLLSDAKPKEAKYIVRTVTGRLRLGIADMTILDALAVAFTGSKAARDILERAYTKRPDLGFIAKELASKGIDTVKSIKIEVGIPILPMLAERLSDPAEIIEKLGGQCLVEYKYDGERVQAHRKGDKVWLFSRRLENITHHYPDVVSYMTSLKAEEFIVEGEIVAYNPDTGEMLPFQELMHRRRKYDVDKAMKEYPVRVYLFDVIYLNGEEMIEKPLPERRKVLESIVPEGSDDVLLSMAKLVDNPKDLLLFFEEAISEGCEGVMCKSVSAQSVYQMGARGWLWIKFKRDYRMEMTDTVDLVVVGAFHGRGKRAGTYGALLMAAYDPGSDTFKTVCKVGTGFTDEDLANLPKLLEPYRIPHRHPRVVSRIEADVWFVPAVVLEIIGAEITLSPLHTCALGKIEAESGLAIRFPRFTGRYRFDKKPEQATTEAELIEMYKSQRKTVLQQ, encoded by the coding sequence ATAGTGTCTGCTAATGACCTACCCTATAGTGTTCTCGTGGAGTTCTACGAGAAGATCGAGAGCACGTCCAGCAGGCTGGCCATGACAGACTACCTCGTGTCGCTCTTCAAGAGGACGCCTGTGGACGTGCTGGACAAGGTAATCTACCTCACCCAGGGGCAACTCAGGCCAGACTACGAGGGAGTTGAGCTGGGCGTCGCGGAGAAGCTCACGCTGAGGGCGATATCTAAGGCGACAGGCGTCCCTGTCAAGAACGTGGAGGAGCTGTACAAAAAGGTAGGCGATCCGGGTGTTGTAGCCGAGCAGTTGCTCTCCAGGCCGAAGCAGGCGGCGGGTCTGCTCGGCTTCATAGGCGAGGAGGGCACAAAGCGCGAGCTCACAGTTTCTCAGGTCTACAACGCGCTGATGAAGATTGCCCTAGCCTCGGGCGAGGGGAGCCAGGACACGAAAATAAACACCCTTGCGAGCCTGCTGTCGGACGCTAAGCCGAAGGAGGCTAAGTACATCGTGAGGACGGTCACGGGCAGGCTCAGGCTGGGCATAGCAGACATGACCATACTCGACGCCCTAGCTGTGGCCTTCACCGGCTCGAAGGCCGCTAGGGATATCCTGGAGAGAGCTTACACGAAGAGGCCTGACCTGGGCTTCATCGCCAAGGAGCTAGCTTCAAAGGGCATTGACACTGTAAAATCTATCAAGATAGAGGTTGGGATCCCAATCCTACCCATGCTAGCCGAGCGCCTGAGCGATCCAGCCGAGATCATCGAAAAACTCGGGGGGCAGTGCTTGGTTGAGTACAAGTACGATGGCGAGAGGGTTCAGGCTCACAGGAAGGGGGATAAAGTCTGGCTCTTCAGCAGGCGCCTCGAGAACATAACACACCACTACCCCGACGTCGTCAGCTACATGACCTCTCTCAAGGCCGAGGAGTTTATAGTTGAGGGCGAGATTGTGGCGTACAACCCTGACACGGGTGAGATGCTGCCTTTCCAGGAGCTGATGCACCGCAGGAGGAAGTACGACGTGGATAAAGCCATGAAGGAGTACCCCGTGAGAGTCTACCTCTTCGACGTCATCTACCTGAATGGCGAGGAGATGATCGAGAAGCCTCTCCCAGAGCGAAGAAAGGTTCTCGAGTCGATAGTCCCCGAAGGTAGCGACGACGTGCTGCTCTCCATGGCTAAGCTCGTCGACAATCCCAAGGACCTCCTCCTGTTCTTCGAGGAGGCGATAAGCGAGGGTTGTGAGGGGGTGATGTGCAAGTCCGTCTCTGCCCAGAGCGTCTACCAGATGGGTGCAAGGGGCTGGCTCTGGATCAAGTTCAAGCGTGACTACAGGATGGAGATGACGGACACCGTGGACCTGGTTGTTGTCGGTGCTTTCCACGGTAGAGGGAAAAGGGCTGGCACCTACGGAGCCCTGCTTATGGCGGCCTATGATCCCGGGAGCGACACCTTCAAGACCGTCTGCAAGGTGGGCACGGGGTTCACCGACGAGGACCTAGCTAACCTCCCGAAACTCCTAGAACCGTATCGAATCCCCCATCGCCATCCAAGGGTCGTGTCTAGAATCGAGGCAGACGTGTGGTTCGTGCCCGCGGTAGTGCTAGAGATAATTGGAGCCGAGATAACTCTCAGCCCCCTGCACACCTGCGCCCTAGGCAAGATAGAGGCGGAGTCCGGTCTAGCCATCAGGTTCCCGAGGTTTACGGGGAGATACAGGTTTGACAAGAAACCCGAGCAGGCCACCACGGAGGCGGAGCTCATCGAGATGTACAAGTCGCAGCGCAAGACTGTATTGCAGCAGTGA
- a CDS encoding carbohydrate kinase family protein codes for MSAPSFLVSGNASIDEYYLVDRIPAADEAQEAKDFFAKLGGAATNVAVALSRLKARVTFAGVVGSDEYGDLIVRYLSEEGVATHCVVRSSKPTGKVVVILDNAGRRAMVAVRGANTDLKPGFIDVDALFKGVSHAHLSSTKPDYTRWVLAEAKKRGLSTSYDPGMAIASRGLEYIRDVLGLVDVLFVNAREYDALGGEALEKEYCGLLVVKEGEHGSRIPRLGLQVPAFRVSTVDTTGAGDSFNAAFLIAWKLGLPYEKCLAIANAAGAIKSTKLGAQSSPTLSELNSFLESRGHEPLVF; via the coding sequence GTGTCCGCCCCATCTTTCCTGGTTTCAGGGAACGCTAGCATAGATGAGTACTACCTCGTCGACAGAATCCCAGCCGCAGACGAGGCACAGGAGGCGAAAGACTTCTTTGCAAAGCTCGGGGGTGCCGCAACAAACGTGGCGGTTGCCCTCTCCAGGCTAAAGGCTAGAGTCACCTTCGCAGGAGTAGTTGGGAGCGACGAGTACGGGGACCTCATAGTGCGGTACCTGAGCGAGGAGGGCGTGGCGACCCACTGCGTGGTCAGGTCGAGTAAACCCACAGGCAAGGTTGTGGTAATCCTGGACAATGCTGGCCGCAGAGCGATGGTGGCTGTAAGGGGTGCAAACACGGATCTCAAGCCGGGCTTCATCGACGTCGACGCTCTGTTTAAGGGGGTGAGCCACGCTCACTTGAGCAGTACTAAACCCGACTACACTCGATGGGTGCTGGCGGAGGCTAAGAAGAGAGGCCTCTCGACGAGCTACGACCCCGGTATGGCGATCGCCTCAAGGGGGTTGGAGTACATTAGGGATGTACTTGGGCTGGTTGACGTGCTATTCGTCAACGCCCGTGAGTACGACGCCCTAGGCGGCGAGGCACTGGAGAAGGAGTACTGCGGGCTACTCGTGGTGAAGGAGGGGGAGCACGGCTCGAGGATCCCCAGGCTCGGCCTACAAGTACCGGCTTTCAGGGTCAGCACCGTCGACACCACAGGTGCAGGTGACTCGTTCAACGCGGCTTTCCTAATTGCCTGGAAGCTCGGCCTGCCCTACGAGAAGTGCCTCGCCATAGCGAACGCTGCTGGCGCCATAAAGTCCACGAAGCTGGGGGCGCAGTCCTCTCCCACACTGAGCGAGCTTAACAGCTTCCTTGAGTCCAGGGGTCACGAGCCGCTCGTCTTCTAA